The Candidatus Binatus sp. DNA segment GTGTGCGCGTCGAGGGTGCGGCGGAGCGCTTCCGCGGCGCCGTCGAACTGCGAGAAATTGTCGCAGGCAAAGATGCGCGCGCGCGGATTGCCGGTCGCGGCGCCGACGATGCTTGCGCCTTGGTAGCATCCGACTTCGACGTAAACTTCGTCGTCGGCGAGCGCGGCGACGGCGCAGTTGAGGAGCTTGAGCTTGTTCTCGGTCGCCATCCCGGGGATTCGGCTGAGGAGCGATTCGAGCGAGCGGTCGGCGGGATGGAGCGAGCGCGCGAGGCGGGAAGGATCGGAGAACTCAGGCCATTCGCGGCGGCATCGCGCGATGAAGGCGTCGAATTTCATTTCAGGCATCGAGGCAAGCACCGCAGCGGGATTGGTGGTGGTGGGCAGGGACAGAATCGAACTGTCGACACAAGGATTTTCAGTCCTTTGCTCTACCGACTGAGCTACCTGCCCACCGCGGCGGCTTGCTGACGGCGCACGATTGTTGCGCGGCGCAAATCGATCGTGCGGAACCATCATTCGTACAGATGATCGAAGCCGCTTGCAACGGATTGCGGGGCGTCAGCGCATCAGGGTGGCGACCCGGGATTCGACGAAATCGATCACCGTCGCTTCGAGATTGGCGTGGTCGAGGCGATCGATCTCTTGGACGCCGGTCGGGCTCGTCACGTTCACCTCGGTCAGGTAATCGCCGATGATGTCGAGGCCGACGAAGTACAGCCCGTCGCGTTCGAGGCGCGGCTTGAGCATCCGGCAGATCGCGCGATCGCGCTCGGTCACCGGCGCCTTCACGCAGGTGCCGCCGACGTGGATATTGCCGCGATGCTCGTCTTCGCGCGGCACGCGCAGCATGCATCCGAGCGGCTCGCCGTTGAGCACGATGAGGCGCTTGTCGCCGTTGCGGATTTCCGGGATGTAGCGCTGCGCCATGATCGGCTGCGTTTCGTATTGCGTGACCGATTCGAGAATCGCGCCGAGGTTGCGGTCCTTTTGGCCGACGAGGAACACGCCCGCGCCGCCGTGTCCGTCGAGCGGCTTGACGATCATCTCGCCGCCTTGCTCGCTCAGGAACTTTTTCAGAATCGGCACTTCGTAGGTGACGAGCGTCGGCGGAATCGCGTCGGGGAAATTTAGTGCGTAGAGTTTTTCGTTCGCCTCGCGGAGACCGGAGGGCTTGTTCAAGACAAAGGTGCGGCGGATGTCGGCGAGGCTGAGCAGCATCGTGGCGTACAGATACGGCGCGTCGGCGGGCGGATCCTTGCGCATGAAAACCGCGTCGAAATGCTCGAGCGGATAATCGCCGCCGTCGTCGAGGAAACGAAAATGCGGATTCGCGCGCGTCACTTCGCATCGGCGGGCGTGTGCGAACGCCTGCGGTCCGCGCGCGTACAAATCGCGCAGCCCGAGAAAATAAATCTGATGGCCGCGGCCGAGCGCCTCGAGCATGAAGACGAAAGTGGTGTCCTTGTCGACCAGGACTTTTTCCAGCGGATCCATCACGAACGCGAATTTGTACGCCACTGCTCGATGCCTCCTGTGTTCAGCGCGCCGCGAGATCGATCGCATTCGCCGCGATACTCAGCGCCGCGATCGCGGCGGTCTCGCTGCGGAGCCGATTCGACCCGAGTCCTGCCGCAACGAATCCGGCCGCGTGCGCCGCCGCGCGCTCGCCGGGATCGAAATCGCCTTCCGGCCCAGTCGCGATCAGTATCGCACGCGGCGCGAGGCGACGAATCACCTCGCCGAGCGGCTCGCATCCGCGCTCGCAAATTATCGCGAGGGTGTCTGCTGGCACGCTGCGAATCAAGTCGGCGAACGCGATCGGCGTGCGGACTTCCATCGGACGCGGCGTGAGACTCTGCTTGGCCGCAGCGAGCGCCAGCCGGCGCCATCGGGCGAGCCGCTCGACGCCGGGCGATTTCACGAGTCCGTGCGCGCAGACGGTGGGCCATAGCTCGCTCGCGCCGAGTTCGGCGGCCTTCTCGACGACGAGGTCCATCCGCGGACCCTTGATAATCGCGGCGGCGAGGATCAAGCGGGTCGCGAGCGGCGACCTCGACGCCGTGATGCGGACGAACGCCTGCGAGCGATCGTAGCGATCGATTACGCCCAAGTGCTCGCGTCCGTCGCGATCGAGCAGCGCGACTTCGTCGCCGGCGTGAAGGCGCATCACGTCGCGCATGTGATGCAGTTCCGCGCCTTCGACGATCGCCACGTCGCGCGCGTCGGGCGGCGAGAGAATCGAAAAACGCGGCGGCAAACTATCCATTTTGCGGCTGCGCCTCTCCGTCACTGCGGCTTCGCCATCACCAGCGTCGTCCATCCGCGATGCGTCTTGCGGCTGACGCATCGGAGCGGGCGATAGTGAGTTAGCAATGCGCCGGTTTCATCGGCGAGGAAGCCGCCGAGGACGAGGCGGCCGTTCGGCGCGAGGATGCGCTTCAGATGAGGCGCGAGTTCGATCAGCGTGTGGCTCAGGATGTTGGCGACGATCAGATCGAAGCGGCGCCTGATCGAAGTGACGGGAATCGAGGAAAAGCGAATCGACTTTTCGACGTTGTTGAGGCGCGCGTTCACGACGGCATTTTCGATGGCGATCGGGTCGATATCAATCGCGACG contains these protein-coding regions:
- the gshB gene encoding glutathione synthase; translation: MAYKFAFVMDPLEKVLVDKDTTFVFMLEALGRGHQIYFLGLRDLYARGPQAFAHARRCEVTRANPHFRFLDDGGDYPLEHFDAVFMRKDPPADAPYLYATMLLSLADIRRTFVLNKPSGLREANEKLYALNFPDAIPPTLVTYEVPILKKFLSEQGGEMIVKPLDGHGGAGVFLVGQKDRNLGAILESVTQYETQPIMAQRYIPEIRNGDKRLIVLNGEPLGCMLRVPREDEHRGNIHVGGTCVKAPVTERDRAICRMLKPRLERDGLYFVGLDIIGDYLTEVNVTSPTGVQEIDRLDHANLEATVIDFVESRVATLMR
- a CDS encoding 16S rRNA (uracil(1498)-N(3))-methyltransferase gives rise to the protein MDSLPPRFSILSPPDARDVAIVEGAELHHMRDVMRLHAGDEVALLDRDGREHLGVIDRYDRSQAFVRITASRSPLATRLILAAAIIKGPRMDLVVEKAAELGASELWPTVCAHGLVKSPGVERLARWRRLALAAAKQSLTPRPMEVRTPIAFADLIRSVPADTLAIICERGCEPLGEVIRRLAPRAILIATGPEGDFDPGERAAAHAAGFVAAGLGSNRLRSETAAIAALSIAANAIDLAAR